GGACGAAGACAAGCTCGAACCAATAGACTTCACTGGAATCCTGGAAAATTCATTTAATGAAGTTAATGAGGACGACAATCACCGAGAAATAAAAGGAAAAGACTTTTCGATTGACTTCTTTACTGATGATGAAATGGTAAGTAATAAAATGTTGAGTTTGTACGGAGAAAACGGATTATTCGAATTAATCGAACTAGCAAAGCAACATGGTTGGCAAATTTTCGATACTGGACTAGGAAGTATGATTGATTTGGAAAAACCAGAGAATAACGGATATGAGAATCATAGGAACTACGTGGCTCATGTAATGAAAAAAAAAGAATAAAGACGGTGTACAACATTCTGTAAAGTGCATACCCTTCGGGATACGCACCTTACAGCGGGCGTTGGGGTTAATTAAAAGGAGAAAATTGAAGAAACTGAGCGTTATCGTATTATCTATAGGGATGATAATCCTGTTGATATTCTTTGACCTATTTTCTCGACACAATTTTGTTACTGCCTATTTCGACATTTACACAACTGGTTTAGTATACACACAATGTGAATTTAAGGGCGAGAAACTAAAAGAGCTGAATTCTCGATCAAAAGAAATGGGATTTAAAGTAAGACACGTGGATTGTGACTTATTCTATTCGAAAGGAATGAATCAATATTACTAGATTATGTCTTCTAAAATCGGAGCAAAGAATGGCCCTAATTGGCTTGATGAATTGAATAAAAAGAAAGAAAACTAACCCCAATCGAGTAGACGGCCGTGAGCTATAAGCCCACGGTGCGCCTCTCACACCACTCCCGCACGTGTGGGATACGGGTCTTCCCGATTCTCGGGAAAGGCTGTATACGGCGGTTCATTGAATCTCAGGCTTTGATTTTTGCACATACCATATCTAGTTGTCAGCCCTAAAAACCTAAAATCTCTAATCCCTTCTCCAAGTCCCCGCAGATTCCTTATTTTCGCAAGACCCTAGACGATAAATGAGAATTATGAAAAGCACCTTTCTGCTAGTACCACTTTTCTTTTTGATTTTTTTTTCCGCGTTTGGCCAAACGGGTAAATCTGCCCCCAAACCCAATATCATTTTGATTTACGCGGATGATCTGGGGATTGGTTTACTGGGGCATGAGGGACAAGAAATCATTAAAACTCCAAATATTGATCGATTAGCGGCTGAAGGTTTGAGATTCCAGCGGGCTTATTCCAATATGCTTTGCGCACCTGCAAGAGCCTCATTACTTACAGGTCTTACAGATACCCATGCGAATAGCTTTGAAATCACCAATGGTGGGATTTATAATAAAATCGGAAGTGAACAGATGAGCTCAGCGGAAGTTCAGAAGACTGTAAACGATAAGCTATCTCCGATTACTTATGATCAGGTCTTTTTAGGCGAAGTGGCGAAAAGTACTGGATATGTGACTGCGCAGGTGGGTAAATTGGAATGGGGCTTTTCTGCCACGGATCAGCAGATGAAGCGACATGGATGGGATTATTACTTTGGCTACTTAGATCACCAGCGGGCTCATGGGTTTTATCCTCCGTATTTGTTTGAAAATGGAGCTTTGGTAGAAATAGACGGTAATACCCTGCTAAATAGCGGGAAATCAGGAGAGCCGGAGACAGCCGAGACTTATAAGGAACGCTGGGATATGGAAGGCAAGAAGCAGTATTCCCAAACCCTTTTTATGGACAAGGTTCTGAGTTTTATCACCACAACTAAAGATCAACCTTTCTTTCTGTATTTTCCTACGCAATTGCCGCATGGACCTGTCTCGATCCCGGCTGTTCATCCGGATTTTGAAAATGATGAACGCCTAACTCAAATTGAGAAGGAATATGCATCCATGGTCAAACTTCTGGACGATAATGTGGGGAAGATTCTGCAAAAACTGGAGGAATTGGGAATTGATGAAAATACCCTAGTCATTTTCACCTCCGATAATGGACATGAAATCTATTACAGTCAAGCAGGACGAACCCTGAAGCCCTATACCAATATGGAAACGGGGGAGCGCTTTGATGACTATGAAAGGAAATATTATAGTGAGTTGGCAGGCGATGTATTCGATGGCAATGGGGGCAGAGCTGGCTTAAAAAGAAGTAACCTACAAGGAGGAATCAATGTGCCGCTTCTGATCAGGTGGCCTGGAAAGATTCAAGCAGGCCGGATCAGTGAGCGTCTGGTGGCCAATTACGATATCTTACCTACAATCGCAGCCTTGGTGGGCTATTCCAAGGATTTTAAGACTGACGGGATTTCTTTCTATCCTGAGTTGCTAGGAAAATCTGAGGAGAATGCCCATGAGTTTGTGGTTTATTCCTCATTTATCGGCCCTTCACTGATTACCAATGAGGGCTGGAAAATCCGAACTCATTTGCCTAAAGGCGTATTCGAGTTGTTCTACTTGCCTGATGATTTCAGAGAGGAAAATGATTTGTCAGCCAAATTCCCGGAGAAACTCGAGGAGCTGAAAAGCAAACTTTTGGAAGCCTGCGATGGAGATTTGAAAAACGGGCATTATGGTTCAGGGCGAAGCCAGATAAGATTGTAAGTTATAGGCTCACGCAGCTAGCCGTCATGTCTATTAACCTCTCAATAATTGGCTATAGAAATGCTATTACTGCGCTCAGTATGAAATCTAGTGCAAAATTCAGGTTAAACTGGCGGCAGTATTGTAAAAAATATAAAAAGAGGCTGTCTCAAAAGGCTTATCGGCGTCTGCCTGAGTTTTAAGAATTCTTCAATCAGACAGAAGTGAAATGACTTAAATTAGGGTTTAAACAAGGATCTTGGTCACCTTGAGCGGAGTCCGAAGGTTCTCAATTTCGAAACTCCGTCTTTCAAGTCCTCGCACTGAACTTAATTCTTTGGCTTTTACCCAACTCCCCATTGGTGGCGGGACTGAAGAGCGCTTCCTGTAAATTAGGCTAGGTTTCGACTTCGCCTAATAGAATACCCCATGCTTTTGAGACAGCTTCTTTGTAGTTTGAATACCTTAGGCAGTTACATCAATGTGTGATTCAAATTCCTGGATATTTCCTTCCTCATCCTCAATGGAGAAGGTGATATGATACTCACCAGCAGGTGCGTTTGCAGGTACATCGATGTGCTCATGGAATTCAGCCTCGGTCAAACCATGATATCCTTCTTCATAGATTTCTTCAAAATCCCATTCCACTTCACCTGCCCCAGGAGTAACTCCATGGGCATGGATATCAACTGAAATCTAATGGATTCCATGTACAGCATTGATCATAAATTCCACATGAAAATCAGTACCTCTAGCCACTGTTTCGTCCATAGCAAATTCACTGATCGTCACTGCTGATAATACTTCTAGGTGTCCTTCTACCTCTGAGGTGTTTCCAGCTAGGTCGGTAACTTCCAGTGTGATGTGGTATTCTCCGGCAGGAGCAGTAGCAGGGATATCTACATGCTCATGGAAAGTAGGGTTTTTGACCATATACTTCTCATCTGTATAAGTTTCTGAAAAGTCCCATTCCTCTTCGCCTTCACCTACCACCAAGTCATGTCCATGAATGGTGAGGGTGATAGAAGCTACTGTGGCTTCCGCCAAAATTTCAGCTTCCAGATGAAGATCCGAACCTCTATATGCGGTACCGTCGGTAGCATGTGTGCCTCCTTCACCAAATTCGAACCCGGAGATTACAGGGGCATCAAAGTTTACATCCTCGTCATCCTGGCAGGAGAAAAGTGCAAGTCCCAAAATCGGGATAAGCAATGCGTGTCTAAGTTTGTTCATTGTTTTTTACTTTTTGTGGGTTATAGATTTGATTTAGTTTTCTTTAAAAATTTGACAATGAGGACATATACCTGCTGTCATAATATGTACTGTCTGGACTAAGTAGTCCTCAGGAATTGGAGTTTCTATGTGTTCTGCCTCTAGGCTATAAACTGTGTCGCACGCTAGGCATTGAAAATAATTGTGGGTAGAGGAATGATCCTTTTCCGTACATAATGAGTATCTGAAATCCCCATTGAAATCAGGAAATCTATAGATTAAATTTTCTTTTTCCAGCCTGAGCAGCATGCGGTAAATCGTCACCCTGCTACAGGATTTGTCCACTTGGTTTTTGATTTCAGTGTAATTGATTGGATGTGTAGCCTGGCTTATTATTCTTAGGATTTTTGTTCTGGCAATTGTGTTTCCCATGTCTCAATGGTTTGCAACTTTATTGCAAATATCTGATAAAAGATTACTAATGCAAATATGTTGCACTTGAGTTTATGAAATTCTTTCCTGAGCAGAAACTTTAAAAAGCCGTTTAAATGAGGAATTAGGAGTATTCTGTAATTTTCTACACTTTCTTATCTGCAACATTGTTTCAGGAAACTCTCTTCCTATATTTGCAATATAATTGCATTTAAATGTCAGTGATCCGTCTTACCCTCTTTATTTCTGTCTTGTTTTTGCCGGGAGCAAGTGAAGCTATTTCCCTAATGGGAGCTTCTGCAAACCGAATTTCTACAACTTTCCAATTTTCGAGTTTTGACTCCCTTGGACAATATGTATCGGACACTACTCCTGAAATCCAGGAACTGGAAGAGGTGGTGGTTATGGATCAGGCTGAGATGATCCGCCGAGAAGAAGCCAACGCTATTCAACTGATCAGGCAGGATTTTATCCGCGAAAACAGGAGCGGTAGCCTGATGAAATCCCTGGAGAGAATTCCCGGCATCAGCATGATTGGGATCGGCTCGGGAGCTTCCAAACCTCTGATCCGGGGCCTTGGATTTAACCAGGTGATGGTCGTAGAGAATGGTATCAAGCACGAAGGACAGCAATGGGGGGCTGATCATGGGCTTGAGGTGGATCAGTTTGCGGCAGATCAGATCATGATCATCAAAGGTCCTGCCTCATTTAAGTATGGCTCCGATGCAATAGGCGGAGTGATTGATATCCGGGAAAGGCTCCCTCCTGCAGAAGATGGCTTCGGCGGTTCGATAGAGCTGGGAACCCGGTCAAACAATGCCTGGTTTGGGGGTTCCGCTAATCTGTTTTACAAGAGAAATAACTGGTTTGCCGTAGGAAGACTGACCGTGGCTGATTATGGGGATTTTAAAGTCCCTACAGACTCCGTGTTTGTCTATGATTTTGGTGTGGCACTTCACGAGGGCCAAGTCAGAAATTCTGCCGGGAATGAACTTGATTTCTCGAGTAGGGTAGGGTACCTGGGTAAGAATTTCCGAAATACACTTGGAGTGAGTAGAGTCAGCACCAAAGCCGGTTTTTTTGCCAATGCCCATGGGTTGGAGCCAAGACAGGTGGACTCGGAACTTCATGATCGCTCTAGCCGGGATATTCTCCTGCCTTTTCAGGAGGTGAGGCATACCAAAGTGATCAATAAATCCAGCTATGCTGCCGGAAATAACTTTCTTCAATTGGACCTGGGCTATCAGCGGAATGACCGTAAGGAATGGAGCCAATATGTCAATCATGGCTATATGCCGGCAATCTATCCTTCCGAGATGCTTTATCCCTCGGATCTGGAGCGTGCATTTGATAAAGAAGTATTTTCGCTAAACCTGAAAGATGAACTCTTTTTGGATAGACACGAATTGGCGTTTGGTGCCAGTGGGGAATACCAGCACAATGATATAGGAGGCTGGGGATTTTTGATCCCGGCTTTTCAGCAATACAGTTATGGTCTCTACGTCCTTGATAAATTTAAGCTGACTCCACTTTGGCAGCTTAGTGCTGCCCTGCGCTATGATCACAGCCAGATTCACGTAGAGGAATACCAAGATTGGTTCCCCAGTGTAGATGATGCTTCCCAGGCTACTGAAGAAGACTACCTGTATAGAGCAGTGGATTTTCAGAGAGAGTTCAACAGCCTGGTCTGGTCGGTAGGGGTGAATTATACACCGGGAGATCTGATCTTAAAGGGAAACTTGGGAACCAGTTTCCGCATGCCTATTGCAAAGGAGCTGGCGGCCAATGGGGTCAATTATCACTATTTCCGCTACGAGCGGGGCAATGCTGACCTAAATCCGGAGCAATCCCTACAACTGGATCTGGGTGCTGAGCTGAAAAAGGAGAAATGGTTGCTGTCCTTCAGTCCTTTTATCAATTATTTCTCGAATTACATCTACTTAAATCCCACTGCCGAAATGGATGTGCTGTATGGTGCCGGAAACCAGGTGTTTAATTATACTGAAGCTGAAGTCCTGCGATATGGAGCAGAACTAAGCGTGCTGCATCAATTGACAAAGCAGCTAAGTTTTGAATTCCTAGGCGAGTTCGTTTATAGCGAGCAAATGTCTGGTGACAAGCAAGGATTCACCCTTCCTTTTTCCCCGCCACCATCTGGGATTATCAACGCTACCTACAAGCCTCTAAGCAAAGGGCTTTTTAGCAATCCCTACTTCGCAGTGGACTTTCGCATGACCGCTGAACAGGCCAATATCGTTCCTCCGGAGAAAGTTACCCCAGGCTATCAGTTGGTCAATCTGCGCGCAGGTTCTGGCATTTCTCTCTTGGGTCAAGAAATCCAGGTAGATGCCCAGGTGCAGAATCTCTTCAATACCCGGTACCTGAACCATACCAGCTTCTATAGGCTCATCAATTTGCCGGAGGCAGGGCGGAATATCACGCTATCCTTGAGTTACCAATTTTAGCATAAGCCTTCAATCAAAGACTAATCTTTAAAGAAATCGAAATAAACGAATTGAAAATGAAAAAGTACGCATTGGGTTTGGTTTTAAGTATGATACTCTTTGCCTGTGGTGAAGATGAAAAGCCGGCGATAGACCTGGAATATCCTGAGATTATCGCTACAGCGGATTCTTTTCCTATACAATGCAGTGTAGTAGAAAGGGGAAGTACGCTGGAATTTAAAGCGTTGTTTTCCGATAATGTGGAACTGGGAAGCTACAGTCTCGACATCCACCACAATTTTGACCACCACACCCATAGCACAGAGGTCAATGACTGCGAGTCGGATCCTGTCAAGGCGGCAGTTAATCCTATGCTGTTTATTCAGACATACACCATACCTACTGGTCTGAATGAATACGAAGCGGAGGCAGAAATCGATATCCCCTCTGATATAGATCCGGGAGATTATCATTTTTTGATCCGGGTGACAGACAAAGAAGGCTGGCAGACGCTACAGGGGATTAGTATTAAAATCCTTTAAGTCTATAGTTTTGCCAGCTACTAGCGTTCATTGTTTTTATAGAAGGAAGTATGTGCAATACTGTTGCAAATTAAATGCAATTATGTTGCATTTAATAGCGCTTTGATTTTACTTTGCTGCACCTAATAAAAACACAGCATGAACAGATTTACAAAATTTTATGGCCTAGTGCTATTGGCAGCATTTGCCTGTCAGGAAAATGAAGATCCAATTATTGACCAGGAGGAAACTTTTGACGCCACAGAAAGCGAGTGGGTCAGGCTAGTCACAATTAATGAATCCGGAAACATCGGATTAATGAATCCAGTGGCTGGTTCGGCTCGGGCTCTTAGCGTTGCACCATTCGCAGCAGGAAGTCGTCCTTATTTAAGTTCTTCTGGAAGATATATTACCTCCGTCATGAGAAATGAAGGAGAAGTTCGGTTTTTCGATTCTGGTATCGAGTTCCATATTGATCATGGACATGAATATGAGCCAAAGTGGGTAGCAACTGCAGCCATGGCACCGCTTCCCACACACTTTTCTACCTCACATGAAAATATTGTCATATTTAACGACGGCGATGGATCTATTACTTGGGCACACGAGCAGGAAATCGGACTTCCATCTTTTGAACCTAAGATCATCAAGGACATGGGGAATGGGGTGCACCATGGAGCTGCGACCTGGTTAGCAGGCGATTACTTTGCGGTTACTTTCAAGAATCCAGCTATTCCGGGTCCTTTGCCGGAAACCATAAAATTAATCGATGAGCAAGGTGCTCTAGTCGCGGAGTCTGAAACGGCTGTGGTAAGTGGAATTCACGGCGATGCATCCAATGGAAAATATGCGCTATTCGGAGGTATGGAAGGGGTTTTGGTAGCATCGAAAGAGAAGGAGCTCTTTTTGATCCCGAACAGCGATGGATTGAATCCGGAATCAGGTAACTGGCTAGGTAGCCTCAAGGCACATGATAAATCAGAGGTGTTCTATGGAAGCTCTGGGAATAAAGGAGTTTTCAAAATTGACCCAGTCGCTAAAAGTATTACTAATGTATATAGTGGCGATGATGTAGTGAGCTACTTTTTCAATGAAGATGGTTCAAAATTTATCATCCAAAATGAGAGTGATCATATAATGGTATTGGATGCTAAATCAGGAAGTGAATTGCTTTCTAAATCCATGTCTGTTGCCACAAATCTAAACCCTACAGCAAGAGTAGTCCGTGATGAATATGAAAAATATAGGCTTCTTGATGAGCCATCTCCTGTTTTGACAGCTTCCCAAAACTATCTATATGCGCTAGAAGGCTCAAGAACTAACATCAAAGTGTACGATTTAGAAGATTTGAATTTGGTTCATACTATGCCACTAGATAGTCCTGTAGGAACTATCATAAGAGTGGGCTTTCATGAGGATAGGTGATCCGCGCTGATAAATATGTGTATTAGTATTAAAGCCCTTCCGTTCAGTTACTTAGTTTTTGGCATGACTTCAATGCAAAGCATGAAAAATGCGAATGAAACTGGAATGAAAAATACTTCTAAAGTAGATCAGATGAAGATTCGCTACTAATGAAATTATAATTTGGTTGATGGTTAAAT
This genomic window from Algoriphagus sp. TR-M9 contains:
- a CDS encoding TonB-dependent receptor, with translation MSVIRLTLFISVLFLPGASEAISLMGASANRISTTFQFSSFDSLGQYVSDTTPEIQELEEVVVMDQAEMIRREEANAIQLIRQDFIRENRSGSLMKSLERIPGISMIGIGSGASKPLIRGLGFNQVMVVENGIKHEGQQWGADHGLEVDQFAADQIMIIKGPASFKYGSDAIGGVIDIRERLPPAEDGFGGSIELGTRSNNAWFGGSANLFYKRNNWFAVGRLTVADYGDFKVPTDSVFVYDFGVALHEGQVRNSAGNELDFSSRVGYLGKNFRNTLGVSRVSTKAGFFANAHGLEPRQVDSELHDRSSRDILLPFQEVRHTKVINKSSYAAGNNFLQLDLGYQRNDRKEWSQYVNHGYMPAIYPSEMLYPSDLERAFDKEVFSLNLKDELFLDRHELAFGASGEYQHNDIGGWGFLIPAFQQYSYGLYVLDKFKLTPLWQLSAALRYDHSQIHVEEYQDWFPSVDDASQATEEDYLYRAVDFQREFNSLVWSVGVNYTPGDLILKGNLGTSFRMPIAKELAANGVNYHYFRYERGNADLNPEQSLQLDLGAELKKEKWLLSFSPFINYFSNYIYLNPTAEMDVLYGAGNQVFNYTEAEVLRYGAELSVLHQLTKQLSFEFLGEFVYSEQMSGDKQGFTLPFSPPPSGIINATYKPLSKGLFSNPYFAVDFRMTAEQANIVPPEKVTPGYQLVNLRAGSGISLLGQEIQVDAQVQNLFNTRYLNHTSFYRLINLPEAGRNITLSLSYQF
- a CDS encoding DUF4625 domain-containing protein encodes the protein MSVDIHAHGVTPGAGEVEWDFEEIYEEGYHGLTEAEFHEHIDVPANAPAGEYHITFSIEDEEGNIQEFESHIDVTA
- a CDS encoding Fur family transcriptional regulator, which produces MGNTIARTKILRIISQATHPINYTEIKNQVDKSCSRVTIYRMLLRLEKENLIYRFPDFNGDFRYSLCTEKDHSSTHNYFQCLACDTVYSLEAEHIETPIPEDYLVQTVHIMTAGICPHCQIFKEN
- a CDS encoding DUF4625 domain-containing protein, with protein sequence MNKLRHALLIPILGLALFSCQDDEDVNFDAPVISGFEFGEGGTHATDGTAYRGSDLHLEAEILAEATVASITLTIHGHDLVVGEGEEEWDFSETYTDEKYMVKNPTFHEHVDIPATAPAGEYHITLEVTDLAGNTSEVEGHLEVLSAVTISEFAMDETVARGTDFHVEFMINAVHGIH
- a CDS encoding arylsulfatase, whose product is MKSTFLLVPLFFLIFFSAFGQTGKSAPKPNIILIYADDLGIGLLGHEGQEIIKTPNIDRLAAEGLRFQRAYSNMLCAPARASLLTGLTDTHANSFEITNGGIYNKIGSEQMSSAEVQKTVNDKLSPITYDQVFLGEVAKSTGYVTAQVGKLEWGFSATDQQMKRHGWDYYFGYLDHQRAHGFYPPYLFENGALVEIDGNTLLNSGKSGEPETAETYKERWDMEGKKQYSQTLFMDKVLSFITTTKDQPFFLYFPTQLPHGPVSIPAVHPDFENDERLTQIEKEYASMVKLLDDNVGKILQKLEELGIDENTLVIFTSDNGHEIYYSQAGRTLKPYTNMETGERFDDYERKYYSELAGDVFDGNGGRAGLKRSNLQGGINVPLLIRWPGKIQAGRISERLVANYDILPTIAALVGYSKDFKTDGISFYPELLGKSEENAHEFVVYSSFIGPSLITNEGWKIRTHLPKGVFELFYLPDDFREENDLSAKFPEKLEELKSKLLEACDGDLKNGHYGSGRSQIRL
- a CDS encoding DUF4625 domain-containing protein — protein: MKKYALGLVLSMILFACGEDEKPAIDLEYPEIIATADSFPIQCSVVERGSTLEFKALFSDNVELGSYSLDIHHNFDHHTHSTEVNDCESDPVKAAVNPMLFIQTYTIPTGLNEYEAEAEIDIPSDIDPGDYHFLIRVTDKEGWQTLQGISIKIL